One part of the Paraglaciecola sp. L3A3 genome encodes these proteins:
- a CDS encoding IS630 family transposase (programmed frameshift), translating into MHSLKNIDFSTLIAKEKNARMRVRLMALSHIQQGVNRTQAARYLHVSRRMVNEWVKRFNQDGLDGLKEKPRSGRPCALSAEQLQTLKIYIESHAIKPDGGRLKGTLIIDYVKQEFDITYGLTNIYRLLHQLGFSWITSRSKHPKQSQEAQDEFKKLQIETIKLIPGHVTLDKVDIWFQDEARIGQQNTTTRLWANKGSRPRAVKQQQFEYAHLFGAVCPATGETEALITPVVNKDIMRQHLQLISNRTQLDRYAVVIMDGAGWHTDDIAHDLDNVSIIKLPPYSPELNPIEQVWQWLRQNELANQCFDSYEDIVIQCSRAWNNFISDKEKVIKLCARNWAQVGN; encoded by the exons ATGCATAGCTTAAAAAATATCGATTTTTCGACACTCATAGCGAAGGAAAAAAATGCTCGGATGCGAGTCAGATTAATGGCCCTTTCACATATTCAACAAGGCGTTAATCGCACGCAAGCGGCTCGGTATCTGCACGTCAGCCGTAGAATGGTGAATGAGTGGGTGAAGCGCTTCAACCAAGATGGTTTGGACGGATTAAAGGAAAAGCCGCGCTCTGGTCGGCCTTGTGCTTTATCAGCTGAGCAACTGCAGACGTTGAAAATTTACATTGAGTCTCATGCCATAAAACCTGATGGTGGAAGGCTCAAAGGCACACTCATCATTGACTATGTGAAGCAAGAATTTGATATTACCTATGGCCTGACTAACATATATCGTCTACTGCATCAGCTAGGGTTTTCTTGGATAACCAGTCGCTCTAAGCACCCTAAGCAGTCCCAAGAAGCTCAAGACGAGTTT AAAAAACTGCAGATTGAAACGATCAAATTGATCCCAGGCCATGTCACACTGGATAAAGTCGATATTTGGTTTCAAGATGAGGCTAGAATAGGTCAACAGAACACCACTACACGTTTATGGGCGAACAAAGGTAGTCGCCCTAGAGCGGTCAAGCAACAACAGTTTGAGTATGCGCATTTATTTGGGGCTGTATGCCCAGCGACAGGTGAAACAGAAGCCTTGATAACCCCTGTGGTGAACAAAGACATTATGAGACAACATTTACAATTAATATCAAATCGCACACAACTGGATCGCTATGCAGTAGTGATTATGGATGGTGCGGGTTGGCATACAGACGATATTGCGCATGACCTAGATAACGTGAGTATCATCAAGCTTCCGCCCTATTCTCCAGAGCTAAACCCAATCGAGCAGGTATGGCAATGGCTTAGGCAAAATGAGTTGGCCAATCAATGCTTTGATAGCTATGAGGATATTGTCATACAATGCAGTCGGGCATGGAATAACTTTATCAGCGATAAAGAAAAGGTTATCAAATTGTGCGCCAGAAATTGGGCACAGGTGGGAAATTAA
- a CDS encoding nitrate reductase yields MGIISTTAEKNIENTKLACQPSLVNTSCPYCGVGCGVEVSVDENRQLTALQGSSDHPANFGRLCVKGSKLLETNSINGRLLVPTVNGEKSTWSQAVTTVADKFKQVIAEHGPDSVAFYVSGQLLTEDYYVANKLMKGYIGSANIDTNSRLCMSSAVAGYKRAFGADAVPCCYEDLELTELLVLVGSNAAWTHPVLFQRIERAKKLNPEMKVITIDPRRTATSEIAETHLAIKPGTDVALFNGLIHYLANNGGLDPSYIDSFTQGFEQVLNESNSWTLEQVADTCDIQKAEILKFYQLFSQTDKVVTAYCMGVNQSTSGTDKANSIINAHLATGKIGHEGCGPFSLTGQPNAMGGREVGGLANMLANHMDIENAQHRQIVQDYWQSPTIANKAGLKAVDMFDDIDTGKVKAVWIMATNPMVSMPNRQKIAAALQKCELVVVSDCVDKNDTLAFADVTFPATGWSEKDGMVTNSERRMSRQRGMLAPSGEAKHDWQIICEVAKSMGHSQGFEFTHPSEIFAEYVGLSAAENNGTRDLDLSGLMAMSLPEYDRFKPIQWPVNKQAPDGTKRLFTDGKFYTKSGKAQFVLTEYTPPEQLTTDEFPFVLNSGRIRDQWHTMTRTGKTSELTSHVSRPFLAIHPEDGAKLELNDNDYVNLTAEHLSDEQSNVCLSVVLDDKQRKGEVFAPIHWSATNSSSSNITALYTDANDKVSGQPELKHGAVALSKMSYPLQGQIFVKQPLAVELLREKFNYFVTSPVEQGTWIYFATEHSEAEVKLWLQLNLPLYDEWVSVTGGEIASTFALREGRLSLSVFMAEGFLDVDTTWINSLFAGGEVSLEQIHGLLNLQPDEAFKQGKLICSCFKVGENSIIDAIQQGCDSVDKLGKQLKCGTNCGSCKSELSQLVNQYKSLSVTTPSKDPELLDIMIPVAEID; encoded by the coding sequence ATGGGTATTATCAGCACAACTGCTGAGAAAAACATAGAGAACACCAAACTAGCTTGTCAGCCCTCTTTAGTGAACACAAGCTGCCCATACTGTGGTGTAGGTTGTGGTGTGGAAGTGTCGGTTGATGAAAATCGCCAACTGACTGCTTTACAAGGCAGTTCAGATCATCCGGCTAATTTTGGTCGCCTGTGTGTTAAAGGCAGTAAATTATTAGAAACCAATTCGATAAATGGCCGTTTACTCGTGCCCACTGTCAATGGTGAAAAATCGACTTGGAGTCAGGCTGTAACAACAGTTGCGGATAAGTTTAAACAAGTCATTGCTGAGCACGGCCCTGATTCTGTGGCTTTTTATGTGTCGGGGCAATTGTTGACTGAAGACTATTATGTGGCCAATAAATTAATGAAAGGCTACATAGGCAGTGCCAACATAGATACCAACTCTAGATTGTGTATGTCTTCAGCCGTCGCCGGTTATAAGCGGGCATTTGGCGCCGATGCCGTGCCTTGTTGTTATGAAGATCTTGAATTAACTGAATTATTAGTTTTAGTGGGTTCAAATGCAGCTTGGACTCATCCCGTTTTATTTCAGCGTATAGAAAGAGCTAAAAAGCTTAATCCTGAAATGAAAGTGATCACTATTGATCCTAGGCGAACGGCTACTTCAGAAATAGCAGAAACTCATTTAGCCATTAAACCCGGTACCGATGTGGCTTTATTTAACGGCTTAATTCACTATTTAGCTAATAATGGAGGACTAGACCCAAGTTATATTGACTCTTTTACCCAAGGCTTTGAACAGGTACTTAACGAGTCAAATAGTTGGACTTTGGAGCAGGTCGCCGATACATGTGATATTCAAAAAGCAGAGATCCTTAAATTTTATCAACTTTTTAGCCAAACAGATAAAGTCGTCACCGCATACTGTATGGGGGTGAATCAATCGACATCTGGTACCGATAAGGCCAACAGTATTATCAATGCTCATTTGGCCACAGGTAAAATAGGCCATGAAGGTTGTGGACCTTTCTCATTGACAGGGCAACCTAATGCTATGGGAGGCCGAGAAGTAGGGGGATTAGCCAATATGTTGGCTAATCATATGGATATTGAAAATGCTCAGCATAGACAAATTGTACAGGATTATTGGCAGTCACCGACTATAGCGAATAAAGCCGGCCTTAAAGCCGTAGATATGTTTGATGATATTGACACTGGCAAAGTCAAAGCGGTTTGGATTATGGCCACCAATCCAATGGTCAGTATGCCTAATCGTCAAAAAATCGCGGCGGCACTACAAAAGTGTGAGTTAGTGGTGGTGTCTGATTGTGTGGATAAAAACGACACACTGGCCTTTGCTGATGTGACCTTTCCGGCAACGGGCTGGTCTGAAAAAGACGGCATGGTGACCAACTCTGAACGCAGAATGTCACGACAAAGAGGCATGTTAGCCCCCAGTGGTGAAGCCAAACATGATTGGCAAATTATTTGTGAAGTAGCAAAATCCATGGGACATTCTCAGGGGTTTGAGTTTACTCATCCAAGTGAAATATTTGCCGAATATGTGGGCTTAAGTGCAGCCGAAAATAATGGTACTAGAGATTTAGATTTATCAGGTTTGATGGCCATGTCGTTACCAGAGTACGACAGGTTTAAACCTATTCAATGGCCAGTTAATAAACAGGCTCCAGATGGGACTAAACGTTTATTCACCGACGGCAAGTTTTATACAAAAAGTGGTAAAGCCCAGTTTGTATTGACTGAGTACACCCCTCCAGAACAGCTGACTACGGATGAATTTCCCTTTGTGTTAAACAGTGGCCGTATTCGTGATCAATGGCACACTATGACACGTACCGGCAAAACGTCCGAACTCACCTCTCATGTCAGTCGTCCATTTTTAGCGATACATCCAGAAGATGGGGCAAAGTTAGAGTTGAATGATAATGACTATGTCAACTTAACGGCTGAACATTTAAGTGATGAGCAGTCAAATGTATGCCTATCAGTGGTACTGGATGATAAGCAGCGCAAGGGCGAAGTGTTTGCACCGATTCATTGGAGTGCCACTAATAGCTCTAGCTCAAATATTACTGCTTTATATACAGATGCCAATGATAAGGTATCTGGTCAGCCTGAGTTAAAGCATGGGGCGGTAGCCTTAAGTAAAATGAGCTACCCATTACAAGGGCAGATCTTTGTAAAGCAGCCATTGGCGGTAGAATTGCTAAGAGAGAAGTTTAACTATTTTGTTACTAGCCCCGTTGAACAAGGCACATGGATCTATTTTGCTACCGAACATAGCGAAGCCGAAGTGAAGTTATGGTTACAACTTAATTTACCTTTATATGATGAGTGGGTGAGTGTGACAGGCGGTGAGATAGCCAGTACCTTTGCCTTAAGAGAAGGAAGGTTGTCATTAAGTGTGTTTATGGCCGAGGGTTTTCTCGATGTTGACACGACTTGGATAAATAGTTTATTTGCAGGCGGTGAAGTCAGTCTTGAACAAATCCATGGTTTATTGAACTTACAGCCTGATGAAGCATTTAAGCAAGGTAAGTTAATTTGCAGTTGTTTTAAAGTAGGTGAAAACAGCATCATTGATGCCATTCAACAAGGTTGTGATTCAGTTGATAAATTAGGTAAACAACTTAAATGTGGGACTAATTGTGGTTCATGTAAATCTGAATTAAGTCAGTTGGTAAATCAATACAAAAGTTTATCCGTCACTACTCCCTCTAAAGACCCAGAATTGTTGGACATAATGATCCCGGTTGCAGAAATCGATTAA
- the nirD gene encoding nitrite reductase small subunit NirD, whose translation MTTQNDWINVCTQADLVSNSGVCALVNEQQIAIFKMIVDGQAQLFAVSNWCPFGKANVLYRGLLGSVENKKVIISPLYKQRFSLETGICLDDEAVKLTVYPIRIEQDQVQLKLAD comes from the coding sequence ATGACAACACAAAATGATTGGATTAACGTTTGTACACAAGCCGATTTAGTGTCTAACTCTGGTGTTTGTGCACTAGTGAATGAACAACAAATCGCTATTTTTAAAATGATAGTCGATGGCCAAGCACAACTTTTTGCAGTGAGTAATTGGTGTCCGTTTGGTAAAGCTAATGTGTTATATCGTGGCTTATTAGGTTCGGTTGAAAATAAAAAGGTGATTATTTCTCCTCTATATAAACAACGTTTTAGTTTAGAAACGGGTATTTGTTTAGATGACGAAGCAGTTAAACTGACGGTTTATCCTATTCGTATCGAACAAGATCAAGTGCAATTAAAGCTGGCTGATTAA
- the nirB gene encoding nitrite reductase large subunit NirB: MSSSVNLGSAQKMRIVVVGNGMVGHHFVDQLIQQNTTDNSTKLDVVVLSAEPRLAYDRVHLSEYFSGKTADELALTTPEYYEQHNINFALNAKVVNINKLAKSVTTESGDVYEYDKLVLSTGSYPFVPPIPGNDQPHCLVYRTIEDLEAISASSEVSKVGVVVGGGLLGLEAANALKEAGLQTHVVEFAPQLMAVQVDGGGGRLLRSKIEALGVQVHTQKATQSIEAGDTCRYKMCFADGEELETDMILFSAGIRPSDALAREFDIAIGERGGIVVNDHCLTSDADIYAIGECALWNNFIYGLVAPGYTMARAAASHITGGDVTFQGADMSTKLKLMGVEVGSIGDAHARTEGALCYTYENQPEEVYKKIVVDAAQKKLIGAVLIGDTSDYDTLLQYALNDIELPESPEGLILPAGSGDAPALGADALPDTATICSCHNVSKGDIIEAVDQGACDVGAVKGCTKAATGCGGCAALLKSVVDSELTKRGVEVKKDICEHFAYSRQELFHLVKVGKIKTFNDLVAKHGKGLGCEICKPAAASILASVWNDFILKSDHVSLQDTNDTYLGNMQKDGTYSIIPRIAGGEITPEKLIVLGQVGKDYKLYTKITGGQRIDLFGARVEQLPEIWEILINAGFETGHAYAKSLRTVKSCVGSTWCRYGVQDSVGQAIDLENRYKGLRAPHKFKFAVSGCTRECAEAQSKDIGIIATENGWNLYVCGNGGMKPRHGDLFATDLDTETMVKYIDRILMFYVRTADRLQRTSVWMENLEGGLEYLQQVVIEDSLGLAAELEEQMQHVVDTYQCEWKTAIENQESRKRFRQFVNSDKSDLNIVFVEERDQIRPATEQEKQQHAQQKAEELAVELV, encoded by the coding sequence ATGTCAAGTTCAGTTAATCTAGGTAGCGCGCAAAAAATGCGTATTGTAGTAGTAGGTAATGGCATGGTGGGACACCACTTTGTTGACCAACTGATTCAACAAAATACAACAGATAATAGTACAAAATTAGATGTGGTGGTTTTGTCTGCAGAACCTCGCTTAGCATATGACAGGGTTCATCTTTCAGAATATTTTTCAGGTAAAACAGCTGACGAATTAGCCTTAACTACTCCTGAATATTATGAGCAGCATAATATTAATTTTGCCTTGAATGCTAAGGTCGTCAACATCAATAAGTTGGCAAAATCTGTTACCACCGAGTCTGGTGATGTGTATGAATATGACAAGTTAGTGTTATCGACTGGCTCTTATCCTTTTGTTCCTCCAATTCCTGGTAACGATCAACCACATTGTTTAGTTTATCGTACTATTGAAGATTTAGAAGCCATCAGTGCTTCATCTGAAGTCAGTAAAGTGGGCGTTGTAGTGGGCGGTGGGTTGTTAGGTTTAGAAGCAGCCAATGCATTGAAAGAAGCAGGTCTTCAAACTCATGTGGTTGAATTTGCTCCACAATTAATGGCTGTGCAAGTAGATGGTGGTGGTGGACGTTTATTACGTAGCAAAATCGAAGCTTTAGGCGTGCAAGTGCATACCCAAAAAGCCACCCAAAGTATTGAAGCCGGTGATACCTGTCGTTATAAAATGTGTTTTGCTGACGGTGAAGAATTAGAAACAGATATGATTTTGTTCTCTGCAGGTATTCGACCTTCAGATGCCTTAGCCAGAGAATTTGATATTGCCATTGGTGAGCGTGGTGGAATAGTGGTAAATGACCATTGTTTAACCAGCGATGCAGATATCTATGCTATAGGTGAGTGCGCCCTGTGGAATAACTTTATTTATGGTTTAGTCGCCCCTGGCTACACTATGGCTAGAGCCGCAGCTAGCCATATCACAGGGGGAGATGTCACTTTCCAAGGTGCTGACATGAGTACTAAGTTAAAACTCATGGGGGTAGAAGTGGGGTCAATTGGTGATGCCCATGCACGTACCGAAGGCGCACTTTGTTATACTTACGAGAACCAACCTGAAGAAGTGTATAAGAAGATTGTGGTTGATGCTGCTCAGAAAAAATTGATAGGTGCTGTATTAATTGGTGACACCAGTGACTACGATACTTTGCTGCAATACGCGTTAAACGATATTGAATTACCAGAAAGCCCAGAAGGACTGATTTTACCTGCAGGTTCGGGTGATGCACCGGCATTAGGTGCCGATGCCCTTCCAGATACAGCGACCATTTGTTCATGTCACAATGTGTCTAAAGGCGACATTATTGAAGCGGTAGATCAAGGCGCTTGTGATGTGGGAGCTGTGAAAGGTTGCACTAAAGCGGCGACTGGCTGTGGTGGTTGTGCTGCTTTACTTAAATCTGTGGTCGACAGCGAGCTAACTAAGCGAGGTGTTGAGGTAAAAAAGGACATATGTGAACATTTCGCTTACTCTCGCCAAGAATTGTTTCACCTAGTTAAAGTCGGCAAAATTAAAACGTTTAATGATTTAGTAGCAAAGCATGGTAAAGGCCTAGGTTGTGAAATTTGTAAGCCTGCCGCAGCATCTATTTTAGCCTCGGTTTGGAATGATTTTATATTGAAGTCAGATCACGTTAGCTTGCAAGATACCAATGATACTTACCTTGGTAATATGCAAAAAGACGGTACTTATTCGATTATCCCTCGTATCGCTGGTGGCGAAATCACCCCAGAAAAACTCATTGTTTTAGGCCAAGTTGGTAAAGACTATAAGCTTTATACCAAAATCACCGGTGGACAACGTATCGATTTGTTTGGTGCTCGAGTAGAGCAATTACCTGAAATCTGGGAAATTTTGATTAATGCTGGTTTCGAAACCGGTCATGCTTACGCTAAATCCCTTAGAACCGTTAAATCTTGTGTGGGTAGTACTTGGTGTCGTTATGGTGTGCAAGATTCTGTTGGCCAAGCCATTGACTTAGAAAACCGTTACAAAGGTCTACGTGCCCCGCACAAATTTAAATTTGCTGTTTCTGGTTGTACCCGCGAATGTGCCGAAGCACAAAGTAAAGACATAGGCATAATTGCCACAGAAAATGGCTGGAACTTATATGTCTGTGGTAATGGCGGTATGAAACCTCGCCACGGTGACTTGTTTGCCACCGACCTAGATACCGAAACTATGGTCAAATATATCGACCGTATTTTGATGTTTTATGTACGTACCGCAGATCGTTTACAACGTACTTCTGTGTGGATGGAAAACCTTGAAGGCGGCTTAGAATATTTACAACAAGTGGTAATTGAAGATTCACTTGGATTAGCTGCCGAGCTTGAAGAGCAAATGCAACACGTTGTTGATACTTATCAATGTGAGTGGAAAACGGCGATTGAAAACCAAGAGTCGCGTAAACGTTTCCGTCAATTTGTGAATAGCGATAAGTCTGACTTAAACATTGTGTTTGTAGAAGAAAGAGATCAAATTCGTCCTGCTACTGAACAAGAAAAACAACAACATGCACAACAAAAAGCTGAAGAGCTTGCTGTAGAACTGGTTTAA
- a CDS encoding TraB/GumN family protein: MALLKKIALITGTFFALHVQAASVWKVTSENKQIFIGGTMHVLTAEDYPLPKEYDQAYQASDKLVFETDMKAVTSPEFAQQLMSKMMYSDGTTLDKVLKPSTYKALLEHLAARGLPIQNFVNFKPSLLAISLSMIELKLIGLSSEGVDAYYSNLASKQNKAQLWLESPDQQIQFLMDLGQGDEDKMIEYTLKDIKKMPDMIEKLRLAWRAGDMQTMTDISIKEFKTDYPQIYQDLLVTRNNNWLPEIESMLKTPATEFILVGAMHLAGPDSVLTKLKAKGYKIEKL; encoded by the coding sequence ATGGCCTTACTAAAAAAGATCGCACTCATCACCGGCACATTCTTCGCATTACACGTTCAAGCAGCTTCAGTCTGGAAGGTCACATCTGAAAATAAGCAAATTTTTATAGGCGGTACTATGCATGTATTAACTGCAGAGGATTACCCACTACCAAAAGAATATGACCAAGCTTACCAAGCCTCAGACAAACTCGTTTTTGAGACGGATATGAAAGCTGTAACATCCCCTGAGTTTGCGCAACAGTTAATGTCAAAAATGATGTACTCTGACGGCACAACATTAGATAAAGTACTCAAACCCAGCACTTATAAGGCTTTACTTGAGCATTTAGCAGCTCGTGGTCTACCCATACAAAATTTCGTTAACTTTAAACCCAGCTTACTGGCCATTAGTTTAAGTATGATTGAACTAAAATTGATTGGCTTAAGTAGTGAAGGCGTAGATGCATATTATTCCAATTTGGCTAGCAAACAAAACAAAGCACAATTATGGCTAGAATCTCCCGATCAACAGATCCAGTTTTTAATGGATCTTGGTCAAGGAGATGAAGATAAAATGATTGAATACACCTTAAAAGACATTAAAAAAATGCCAGACATGATAGAAAAACTCCGTCTGGCATGGCGCGCTGGTGACATGCAGACCATGACAGATATCAGTATTAAAGAATTTAAAACTGATTACCCACAAATTTATCAAGATCTTCTAGTAACACGGAATAACAATTGGCTACCGGAAATAGAAAGTATGCTAAAAACCCCAGCCACTGAATTCATTTTAGTGGGTGCTATGCATTTAGCAGGCCCCGATAGTGTATTAACTAAATTGAAAGCCAAGGGCTACAAAATAGAAAAGTTATAA
- the glp gene encoding gephyrin-like molybdotransferase Glp translates to MLHTCDNPGLLPISEAISAILLQLECPNTQEKVTLVSARGRVLAKDIVSKIQVPPADNSAMDGYAMRCEDLAISNNLQLMGTALAGQPFTGTVAEGQCVRIMTGAIIPTGANSVVMQENTQADGNTITFKQIPDEDNSVRKAGEDIQLGQVVVAKDTKLTAAHLALIASIGVAEVDVTTKLTVGLIATGDELTPAGQDLAPGAIYESNRYALQALLEDYPVKVIDYGIVKDDKTSLRKVFFQADQDCDLVLSCGGVSVGDADYVKDILQELGEINFWKVAIKPGKPFAFGKLKQAWFCGLPGNPVSSYVTFEQLVTPLIEKLTGQQTSSPHYFIAKAAETIRKRPGRADYQRGIFYRDETGELWVKPNGKQGSGIMSSIANANCYMMLPQESANINQGEPVKIEPF, encoded by the coding sequence ATGCTACACACCTGTGATAATCCCGGTCTGTTACCTATTTCAGAGGCTATCTCTGCTATTTTATTACAGCTTGAATGCCCAAATACTCAGGAAAAAGTAACACTTGTTTCTGCACGAGGCAGAGTATTAGCCAAAGATATAGTATCGAAAATTCAAGTGCCACCGGCAGATAATTCGGCAATGGACGGATATGCCATGCGCTGTGAAGACTTAGCCATAAGTAACAACTTACAATTAATGGGAACAGCATTAGCCGGACAACCCTTTACTGGTACTGTTGCTGAAGGACAATGTGTACGCATAATGACAGGTGCAATTATTCCCACTGGCGCTAATTCTGTAGTGATGCAAGAAAATACCCAAGCAGATGGGAATACTATTACCTTTAAACAGATCCCAGACGAAGACAATAGTGTTCGAAAAGCCGGCGAAGATATTCAACTTGGTCAAGTAGTTGTAGCAAAAGACACAAAACTTACAGCGGCACACCTAGCATTAATTGCTTCGATTGGTGTAGCTGAAGTAGACGTCACAACAAAATTAACAGTCGGTTTAATCGCTACTGGTGACGAACTCACGCCAGCGGGGCAAGATTTAGCACCCGGTGCTATTTATGAAAGTAATAGATACGCCTTACAGGCACTGCTTGAGGATTACCCAGTAAAAGTCATAGACTACGGTATTGTGAAGGATGACAAAACATCCCTAAGAAAAGTATTTTTCCAAGCAGATCAAGACTGTGATTTAGTGCTTTCGTGTGGCGGAGTTTCTGTGGGTGATGCGGATTATGTCAAAGATATTCTACAAGAATTAGGCGAAATCAATTTTTGGAAAGTCGCCATTAAACCGGGTAAACCTTTTGCTTTTGGTAAACTCAAACAAGCATGGTTTTGTGGCTTACCAGGTAATCCAGTGTCTTCATATGTAACCTTTGAACAATTAGTGACACCACTAATAGAAAAATTAACTGGGCAACAAACCTCTAGCCCTCATTATTTTATTGCCAAGGCAGCCGAAACCATTCGTAAACGCCCAGGCCGTGCAGATTATCAAAGAGGTATTTTTTACCGAGATGAGACTGGTGAATTATGGGTAAAGCCCAACGGCAAACAAGGCTCAGGCATAATGAGCTCCATCGCTAACGCAAACTGTTATATGATGCTGCCACAAGAGTCAGCTAACATCAACCAAGGTGAGCCCGTTAAAATTGAGCCTTTTTAA
- a CDS encoding MATE family efflux transporter: MAFKKELKTIAHLAWPLLIAQITQTLMGVSDTIMAGRYSATDMAAVAIGFSFTLPIIVFIQGITLALPPIISRLNGAKDVSKVANYTQQMVWLALAFSAIAVVFGFLFEPLTHYIQMEKELGKIAVDYIQYVLFSMPAFALYQVLRNYCEGLSITKPSMIIMGIGLLVNIPANYILIYGKFGLPEMGGAGCGVATALVFVAMFIGTWLYTLKAKALAKYELYRHLYLPDLTVIKECLKLGLPIAMTILFEVTLFAVVAILLAPFGSIVVASHQVALNFSALMFMIPLSIGMATSIRIGYLLGENRPEQAKITTRCAFLVGISIATFTASFTMIFRNTIAELYSIDPLVIELASSLLLLAALFQFSDAIQVISGTALRGYKDTAAMFYLSFTSYWLVGLSIGCVLGLTDWIVPKMAGAGFWIGFICGLTCAAITLGIRLKYIQNHHVQLQRKA, from the coding sequence GTGGCATTTAAAAAAGAACTAAAAACCATTGCTCATCTTGCATGGCCGTTACTCATAGCACAAATTACTCAAACTTTAATGGGTGTGTCAGACACCATAATGGCGGGTCGATACTCGGCTACCGATATGGCGGCTGTAGCTATTGGTTTCAGTTTTACCCTACCAATTATTGTATTTATACAAGGCATTACCTTAGCCTTGCCGCCTATTATTTCTCGCTTAAATGGGGCGAAAGATGTCAGCAAAGTCGCCAACTACACTCAGCAAATGGTCTGGTTAGCCTTGGCCTTTTCAGCCATTGCAGTGGTATTTGGCTTTTTGTTTGAACCCCTCACCCATTATATTCAAATGGAGAAAGAGCTAGGCAAAATAGCGGTAGATTATATCCAGTATGTGTTGTTTTCGATGCCTGCTTTTGCTTTGTACCAAGTACTACGTAATTATTGTGAAGGTTTATCCATCACAAAACCCAGTATGATCATTATGGGCATTGGTTTATTGGTGAATATTCCCGCCAATTATATACTTATCTATGGGAAATTTGGTTTACCTGAAATGGGTGGTGCTGGCTGCGGGGTGGCCACAGCGCTGGTATTTGTCGCCATGTTTATCGGCACTTGGTTATACACACTAAAAGCAAAAGCCTTAGCCAAGTATGAATTATATCGTCATCTATATTTACCCGATCTAACGGTTATCAAAGAATGCTTAAAACTAGGCTTACCCATCGCTATGACCATACTATTTGAAGTCACTTTGTTTGCCGTTGTAGCCATATTATTGGCGCCATTTGGCTCAATTGTGGTGGCGTCTCATCAAGTGGCGCTAAACTTTTCTGCCCTGATGTTTATGATCCCTTTAAGTATTGGCATGGCTACCAGTATTCGTATCGGTTATTTGTTGGGAGAAAACAGACCAGAGCAAGCAAAAATCACCACCCGTTGCGCCTTTTTGGTAGGTATTTCTATTGCCACTTTCACTGCCAGTTTCACCATGATTTTTCGCAATACTATCGCAGAGCTTTATAGTATTGATCCCTTGGTGATTGAGTTGGCATCAAGTCTATTATTATTGGCTGCTTTGTTTCAATTCTCTGACGCTATCCAGGTTATTTCGGGTACAGCATTAAGGGGTTATAAAGACACTGCTGCTATGTTTTATCTAAGTTTTACCTCATATTGGCTAGTAGGACTCAGCATTGGTTGTGTTTTAGGCTTAACCGATTGGATAGTACCTAAAATGGCCGGAGCAGGTTTTTGGATTGGCTTTATTTGTGGCTTAACCTGTGCGGCGATTACGTTAGGTATTCGTCTCAAGTATATTCAAAATCACCATGTTCAACTGCAAAGAAAAGCCTAA
- a CDS encoding MOSC domain-containing protein, with the protein MQLLDIAYHEHSTAPMQTKTTSMVTRVAGVDGDCRGKPGKRQVTVLSQDQWQLACDELNTPMPWTYRRANLLVDGISFDASYLGKQIQIGQLLLLITRETDPCPRMDAQHQGLTQALMPDWRGGVCCKVLADGRISVGDTVQILDLNPSK; encoded by the coding sequence ATGCAATTACTGGATATCGCTTATCACGAACACTCAACCGCCCCCATGCAAACTAAAACAACAAGCATGGTAACTCGTGTGGCGGGTGTTGATGGTGATTGTCGAGGTAAACCCGGTAAACGGCAAGTGACTGTCTTGAGTCAAGATCAATGGCAACTTGCATGTGATGAGTTAAATACTCCAATGCCTTGGACATACCGCCGTGCAAATTTACTGGTTGATGGGATCTCTTTTGATGCCAGTTATCTGGGTAAGCAAATCCAAATTGGCCAGTTACTGTTATTGATCACCCGAGAAACGGATCCCTGTCCAAGAATGGATGCCCAACATCAAGGGCTCACTCAAGCATTAATGCCCGACTGGCGAGGAGGAGTATGCTGTAAAGTCCTCGCCGATGGGCGAATATCAGTTGGCGATACCGTACAAATTTTAGACTTAAATCCATCAAAATAG